Genomic DNA from Hordeum vulgare subsp. vulgare chromosome 2H, MorexV3_pseudomolecules_assembly, whole genome shotgun sequence:
aagtgtaatccttctcattccgacattcaacacatggacaaaacatatagccaccaccatgcttgttcgcatcggctgcatctcgaaaagaatgcacgccttctttgTAAGCGGTTGTACGtcaatcaccgtacatccatggatggctcatctgcgttatacgacagtatatcaaatacaatcacgatcctaaaaattagtaccgcacggtctaaacgaggaaatatagttgctaaccttttagaataagtagaaataaagaggaagaggtttaagcatggctcgggcatctcatatcgtagttgtgttcggtgaactgaagcggcatcgctctaacacacatttcaacaaacacctctagtgcataaaaaattgagagctagcacacacccacactcttccatccaagaaaaatgcaaggaagaggggagaggggggctgtgctatatataggcagaggactttagtcccggtttgagacacaaaccgggactaaaggtggcgcacatgcgggctgcacaccgcgtagccctttagtcccggtttgggacacaaaccgggactaaaggctccttacgggccgggaccaaagcctcgtgggaggcattgtgatttggggcgacgtggccgggcctttagtcccggcccagaggcaggctgggactaaagggtccaggccaaaggtccATTTTCCACTAGTGGCATGTCTCTATTTATTGGGTCTCTCTCGCAAATTTGCCATGTTAATTTCTTCATTCTTAGAAACGGGATAGACACCTCCCTCTATTTAGTTCAATTTCCTAAGAGGCTTGTTGATTGTCTACTTATTAACATATATAAATTGACGGTATTTATAGTAAAACTGTGAGGTGGCACTATTACTCATTATAAACGAACTTTTACATTGGATAGAAATGAAAGCCAGCCCAACCTTTAAGAAAAAGTGGTTCATGTGTTCGATACCACCCCATGACATATTATTTTTCTGATTTTGTGTCTTCTCTGTTAGCAGAGATGTGGTTGTCAGCCGACAAGGCCCAACAATGCAACGACATTATAAATTTTCTCCGTGCTTAATTTATTTTCATCTACTAAATGTAAGGAAAGTATGGGAAAATATTATTCACACATTCAGAAAATTGTTTGTGATTTTGACAAACTATTTGATATTTGAAATTCCATTCGCAGAATTTGAAATTTAGTTTCGATCATTAAGCATTCATTTTTAAAATAAATCAGGTTTTgtataaacatgaacattttttgaaatcccAAACATTTTCCCCATAAGCAAAGAATTTCTGATGTTTTTGAACTTTGCTGAAATATATAAACATTTTTTAAgaaacatgaacattttcttGTTTATTGAACAAATTTCGGAATTAAGTGTTGTTTTGGAATTttgaacaaaacttccaaaaatacaaacattttttgaaaatcctgatcatttttttgaacttttttgaatttttttgaataaaTAGTTAAAAAATACGTTTTGATATGTGTTGTCATCTGTTCTTATAAATCTTGGCCTGCTATGTAGTCATGAGTGCTTACAACATCTTCAAAAGAAAAAATAGCGCCTCCTCGAGAGTCGGTGGTGAAATTTTTGACGTGGTGGGGTGGGTGGATGGGCGGGGCAGCGATTCCCAAGCGCGAACACAACCTAGCTGACCTTTAAAAATAATTAAACACACAAACTCGACAAAATTCACTCAATTTGAACGAATAACACGCGGTTTGGTTGACATTTGGGCGAATTGAAAAACAtagacaaaaaaaataaaaaactacaCCTAGTTCATGGCGAGGAGGTTGTAGAAGACGGTGTACTCGTCACCACCATCATCGTCATCGCAGTTGCTCAGCGGCCCATCCTTCGGGGCGTCGTTGCTGCAGCCCTGCCCGGGATCGCCGTTGCGAATGGGCTTGTTCGGTGCAACGACCTCCTCATCGTTGTGGGAGAGCACGATGACGTCGCCCTCGTTGCAGCCGCGACGCCGCTCGGCCATCTCTTCTAGACCAAGGCGCCGACGCTTGATCTCCTTCTTGACGTAGTCAACGCACGACCAGGCGAGGCCGCTCTCGAGGTCGGCGGCCatgtcctcattctccttctttacCACGACTGTCGGATCCTTCCTCGGCTTCACGAGGCAAATATGGTCGCGGGGAGGGGAAGGGACACGATCGTCATTTATGACGAGGTTGCCGTTGCGGCTACGTCGGTGGAGCGGTGTCTCGTGCGGCTCGGGCTTGACGGGGACGAATGGTGCCGCTGTCTCGGAGGAGCGGGAGCcagaggatgaggaggatgatGGGTCCATGCGCCTCGGCATCGAGAAGCTCCTGCCGCGGCAAGAGAACTACGACACATGGTACTCAAGTCATGGCTCGTTGCTTCCCTCGATGTGCGTAAGGACGTCGGAGAGGGTTTGCCTGGGCGTGCCCTACCATTGACGCGACCCATCTGAGTTTTAGCGCACCCACGGCGTCGGGGCGCCGTTGGTAGACGCGAGGTGCTTGGCATGGCGACGCTCGAAGTAGGCGGTCCACAACGCGTGGATCCATCGCGTACCGTGCTTGGTGGCACGCATCCTCCGGCAAGCCGGCCTGAATTGCCTCGATATCGTCAGGACGGTACGCATTGGAGGGCGGCGGAGGTACGAGGACACAGTTGACGCTCATCCACCATGCGCCCGATACGCACATGTCGGGCGGCGTCGGGTAGTTTACCTCCTGCATTGGGCACGCTTCCCAATCATGCAGCCAGCGGCGACCGAAGCCATTGGCTGCCGCTTTGTCGCCGGGAAATCTCTCGGCCATGGCATTCCCTCGAGTTCGTGAGTGAGAAGGAGGTGGGTAGAAGGTGGTCGGCGCTGGAGCATAGGCGAAGTGATGGGTGGTGTGCGACGAGCGATGGGGAAGGTCAGCTTTTATAGCGGTGAGAGGGCGATAGCGGTGTAGACACATGGCAGGAAAGGGCAGGTGTGGAAGCGCGGCGGGAAAGCGTAGGGGACGCACGGCGCCATCAATGAAAGGCTTACCAATGATATAATTGAATCACACGAGAGCCGAGGCgaggcgatgaggacgacgaaGGACGATGGAGCGCAGTTACTAACTCGACGGGACCATGGGGGGAATCTGGCGTGCTTTGTTTTCGCACCAATTTCCTTTCCCCCAGCGCCCTCAGTTAGCCCGAGTGCGCTGGGTCCGGCCTGGATCCGTCGGCACCAATTTTGGCCCAAACTGGCGAAATTTGAGCTTGTGAGGGCGCGACTGGGCGTTTTTTCAGCCAAAGATAAAAAAAggcgcccgggggggggggggggggcttttttGGAGGTGGAGCGGGCCAGGAGATGCTCTTAGGGTGTGCTTGGTAGGGTTCATGAGGGAAATAGTTCCCAATCCGACCTACTTTTGCTTGTTTGCTAGGGTGCATGGGCTCACCTGAGCTATGCCATCTGATGCAAAAAGGCCCCTCAACTATGCTCAACCCAGCACCCCAGGGGGGCGAGCTGGGCTTAGCTAAGCTTGCTTCGACCCACCCCTACCTCGAACGACCTCGCCTCACGAACCCCACCCTCCCTCGCGACCCCAACCCTCTCTCTCGCACagccagccgccgccacccccgttctaccccgccgccgcccctggtttACCCGCCGCCACTGCCCCCGGTCTACCCCTCCACCTTCTCTGCCTATTCTCTGCCCCACCCATGTTGCTCGATGCCACCCCTCTTCAACCTCGGCACTGCCGATCTactccaccaccgccgtcgccgccgcagaTCTACTCCGCGGCCGCAGCCGCCCTGCCCCCGGTCTACCACGTCTCCGCCGGTCAACCCGCCGTCGTCACTCCCGGTCTACCCCTCCACGTCTCTGCCCCATCTGTGCCCCGCCCGGTTGCTCGATGCCGCCCGTCTTCAACGTCGCCGTCGTGGATCTACTCCATCGCCGTAGCCTCAACCGCCGATCTACTCCGCAGCCGCATCCGCCGCCGATTTATTGTTCCAATCATGTTGAAATTATGATGTTTATTGTTCGAAGTTGTATTTGTGCCAAAAAAATATTGATGCATCCTATCTTTGATACAGGCTACCAAACCCGGTCTGAATACGGCATGTTTCAACACATACGTCACTACCAAATAATTACACATGCATGCAGACAACACATATTGTCTCTACTTGCTAGAAGGAGGCACTTCATTGTTTTCGATCCTCGGGAGCACCCAATTTTTGTGTGGATCTTTACACTACTGGGGTGGCGCGCTCGGTCGATTACTCTAGCCCTGATAAACTCACGCCGTAAGCATCATATATATGAGGTGTCTGAAAATAGTACCACCTCAGGTATATCTTGAATAGAAAATAGAGTAAAATACACCAAAAGTCCTAAAAGTATTTAAAGTGTGTCAAATAGGTCCTAAAAGTTTAAAATCGTTCACCACGGGTCCTATATGTGTATTTTACCAGTAGCTTTTAGGACCTACTTGACCCACTTTGAATACTTTTTGAACCTGCGATGGATGACGTATATACATTTAAGACTCATGATGAATGATTTTAAACTTCTAGGACCTATTTGTCACACTTAAAATACTTATAAGACCTCTAATGTATTTTACTCTAAAAACATCATAATTAGTGAACGGACCCCGCTGGGTGGCCTGAAATCCAATTATGATCCAACATCTTAATATTGTTTCGTGTACCCACCAACCAACTCAAGCCCTTTGGCACCAGCTCTCGGCCAAACAAAATACTACGTTGGGTAAATGACGCTGCCCTGGGACCAGGGTCGGTCCTGAGATTTTGGGGGCCCGGAGCGAGGCTAGAATATGAGGCCCCTCGTACAAtcttcaaaataataatctatatatatagagagaatgTTACTGGTAACATTTAAGTGTGTTCGAaatcaatattcataacaaataaCTTGCATATATTAGCTTAAAATATCATCTAGCAATCGTATAATTGTTGGTGATATCAGTAACGATTTTGCGTAACTATTCTATATGTaatatccccaaaataaatttcatATGAAATTTGAACTTTTGGTAGAGCCATCTTTAAATTAAATCTCCCAATCCTAGCAAGTGATAAAATTATGTAGCATGGTCTAATAAAAATATAGAATTAAACATACATTTGCGAGATGAAGTACATATTTGGTCGGTGTTTAAGATGGCATAAAAATTACACACCTTGATAGATTGGCTATTGAGAAATGAATGAACCATAATGCTAGAGAACTGGTAGGAGCAGTCGGGGGAGATTTGATTGAAACAGAGGCCGGGAGCTCAGGGGAAGATGGCATGCCTTCATTGTCATTAGTGGGCAACAAGAAATCGATGTTCACCTATAGCCTTCTGCCATCGTGGCCTTAGGTAAGAGGTTTCCAAAACTGAATTTGGGGGAATCGaccagaaggagaatgaggaagtGAGGATCGACATATCAGAACGCAGAGTTGGTTGCCATACTTCGTCAGTTCGCCCAACGCTAGCAAATCGCGATAGGGAGCTTGAGGGTGTAGAATAGGGATCGTCAGATCAAAAGAAAACTTGGGACTTGAGCTTGCGGCAGACGTCGTGGACTCGTCCCAGGCTACTACTCGTTTTGCGTGACTTGCATCCCCCCGGACCTGGTCAAGCCATGCCCATGATGAACTTACCTGTCGGGGGCCCGCCCTGCCCGGGACAAGTTGCATCCATAAAATCACAATCCATAAAGTATTTGACCTTAAGGACCTTACCGCACAACGATGATGGATTAGTCAGTAAGCCCCAACTCTGCTTTCCCATCATTGCTTGGTTAAAGAGCACAAAATCACGGAAGCCCATACCGCTAAGAGATTTTTGAGTGGATAGCCATTCCGAACTGCGTCAGTGCATCTTTTATCGGTCATCCTCAATGCCCAACCAATAGTCGGTAATGGACTTTGTCATCTTGTCACACGTTGACATTGGAACCTGGAAGCAGTACATAAGTTGGTATGGACTGTACAACTGCTTTCAAACGTACCTCCTTACCAGCTCTGGACAAGGGCCGACCAGTCCATCCATATATGCTCTTCCACAAATGACTGGGCAAGAAATTAAAAGAACCACAAACAACTCGACCTATCTCAGTAGGCATACCAAGGTATGTGTCTTGTAGTACTTCATTGTGAACTTGCAATATGTTCTTAACCACTTGTTTAACTATAAGTGAACACCTAGAGCCAAAGATAATCAAGGACTTTCTCAAATTTATCTTCTGGCCGGAGTCATCAATAGGCCGTCAAAGTGGAGCGCAACGCCTCCATCGTATAGCGATCACTCTTTACAAAAAAGATATACCATCGTCTGCAAATATCAGATGTGAGATTGGAGGGCCTTGTCGAGCATTATGTAAACAATGTAGCTCACCAAGGCGCTCCTTTTACTGCAATAGGCGTGATAAAACCTTCAGTGCAACGAAGGAAGAGATGGGATGATGGGATCACCCTATCGAATACCACTGGATGTGACAACTGGATTGGTGAGCTCCACATTAACTCTAGCTGTATATCTAGTAGTCGTCACACACCGCATCACCATCTCAATCCATCGTGGAGTAAATTCTAGTTTACTCATGCAGGTCGTGAAGGAAAGACCGCGAAACACAGTCGTAGGCTTTCATAATGTCCAACTTCAATGCAAAATAAGGACGCTTGGAATGTTGTCTCCGGATAGTATGCAATCACTCATATGCAAAGAGCACTATCTGTAGTCAACCTTTCCGGAACAAAAGCACTCTGAAATTCTAAAACAATGTCTCACAGAAATACCTTAGGTCTATTCCTTAAGACCTTTGATGCAATCTTGTACACAACATTACACAAATTTATCGGATGGAAATTGGCGAGGTGCTGTGGGTTTGCTGTTTTTGGAATAAGAACAATAAGAGAATCACACATGCCCTTGGGAACAGCTCCCCCCAATAAAAGGGTCCTCGTAACGCCCACACGTGTGGTGGAAGCAACATCTGTTCATACGCCTATAACACATAGATTGCAGTCATGTCACCACATGCATGTATgtgaattttttttggattttcagtttttaaaatgttttatcttttaaATGAAAATTCAGATTCAAGATTCgttttcaccattaaattcaTCATGACgggatcttcgaaactagatctcatatcaatATGTTTCGATGACTTTTTTTGGGTATAAAAATTGCCATGTCTATTGCACATGAATTATCATAGCGTTTACATCGAAGTTGCCATTATATGTTACATCTATTTTTTCTTCTACATTTAAAAGTAAATTTTGACATAGCCATGatggattactaaaaattgtcatGATCCATGCAATAAATTTACCGTGGTTAATTATTAAAAATTGAcatggtcaattaataaaaattgcCATAAAAAATAGTTAAAAATATAACGGtagctttaaatctagaagaaaaaaatagacaaCACATGTCATGACAACTTTAATGTAAACACTATAGCAACTACTGTGTAAACATCATAGCAACTTTTGACCATTTTTTTTCATCGAAACATATCAACATgatatctagttttaaagatctcgtcgagacggatttaatgatgaaaacatatttttgattggatttttaattaggagataaaacatttttaaacaaaaataagaaatatTTTCATTGATGTCATATGTTTTGACGTGACAAAATGAATGATAATGAAGGCATTCGGGCCATGTTGCTTCGTGCCACGCGTGTGGACGTTAGCTTTTCCGTAATAAAAGACTTCACACAGCTGGACAAATCTGATGTTTCAGAATGATATTAGATtaggagggtgcttggatacgttttagtctcgtgactaaaagtaatgagactaaaacttgctagccccatccatgcttggatccaaatactaaagagactaaaatcgagttaacgagcatttattatcccgcaaaccctccaatccagaacttgcctcaggagttaaatgaggagagagaggaacaatgcacattttagtaggggtacccctgatcactaaaagattttagcctcaagactagttttagcctctctttagtcaggtgtgcttgaaactttagcctcttataaagagactagttttagtcccttggatccaagcaccctctaatcTGTTCGAAAGTTATTATTGTTGATGACATGGAGTTTGAAGCTTTGAATCAAACGGAGACCGACGGTCCGACGATTGCTGGGAATAGAGTTTGAATCAATGTGCGATCGTGACGGTCGAGGGTACTGCATATATATTTAACGCTAGCGATCGCCACCGACGATCGCTACCTAAACAGCCCTGATCGCTATGGCAGCTGCCCCTTCTGTTGCCGACGGCCGAGACGGCACGGCGGTGACGGGCTCGGTGAGCGATGTGCCGAAGCTAACGGGCACGCATGAGTTCACGATTCGCGATTACAGCCGTACCAAGGGCATCGGCGTCGGCAAGTCGATCCTGTCGGAGCACTTCTCCGTGAATGGCCGGCGGTGGTACATCCGCTTCTACCCGGACGGCTACAGCACGGCGGACGGTGCGTGGATCGCCTTCTACGCGCAGACGCTCCACAAGCCGCAGCTCCGCCCCGTTCGCGCCGAGTTCAGCTTCCAGCTCCTCGGCCCCGACGGCGAAGTCCGGCACACGCGGCGATCCGATCGGGCCTGCAAGTACGACACCTTCTGCAACAGCTGGGGCATCCGGCGGTACATCACCCGGTATCAGCTGGAGAGCGCGGCGCTGGGCGCCATCCACGCCGACTCCATCACCGTGCGCTGCACGGTCACGATCCACCGGGCGCAGAGGAGGAGCCTCGCCGTCAACCGCCCGGGCCTCGTCaagatgccgccgccgccgccgtccaacCATGGGGAGAACGCCATCAGGTTCCTCGCGAGCCGGAAGGCCCCCTTCGACGTGCGGTTCGAGGTGGACGGCGAGGTGTTCGAGGCGCATCggatggtggtggcggcgcagtCGTCGTGGTTCGAGGGCCTCCTCTACGGGCACGGCCGCGAGGCGGGGAAGGACGTGCTTCTCCAAGTAGGCGGCGGCATCGTTACCGCGGAGGCGTTCAGGGGCGTGCTCCACTTCATCTACACCGACGAGCTCCCCGGCGAGGCCGCCGGGGGGAGGGGGTCGTACGACGTGACGCTGCGGCTGTTCGCGGCCGCCGACTACTACCTGATCGACAGGTTGAAGCTGATGTGCGCGTGCAGGCTGGGCGACTTCATCAAGGACTCCACCGTGGAGGCGCTCATGGAGATCGCGGAGGCCTACTCGTGCAACGACCTCCAGCAGGCGTGCCGGAACTTCGCGGCGCGCAGGGGGCTGAGGTTGCTGCGTAACCTAGGAAATATACACAGCGCAATAAAGAAGAGGTTAACGTCCAGAGGCGCCACTcctccgacgacgaggaggatcaTGGACGTGGCATCCACGAGTGGCGCTGAGTGAGGCTTTTCTTTTTGCTTGCATCATGCATGCATATGGTACCTATACTTATTAGGGTAACCTGTCAGTGTCAAACATTATGATACGTATATACACGGCTGTACAGCGCTGATCTGATCGATATAGCTAGTTTTGTTTTAGGTTGGAATGTTGAAACTTTAGGCCAATTGGTGTGCTATATATCAAGCTCTTTAAGCCTTTATACAGTTATAAGCTCTCGTTGTTGTGAGAAAGAGCAGGTCGTATCTACGGCTTAATTGTCCTGAGTTTGCACTTTACACTACACATGACAAGAATTTGTTTTCATATATTCTTTGTTTCTTGTTGGGTTGTGAACTTGTTCTATTGTTCTTTTTATACTGTTATGTTGCCAACGCGGAAGAGATTACAAAGCAAGCACAAAGAAGAAGAAACTACAAAGAGCCCTGGGCAAAGGGAAGAATAGGAATTTCAGTTATTAGTTACAGGGGTCTTCTCAGGTCGATCATCAGGTCAACTAACCATTCattttgcccaacccaattattgTGCACTTCAGCCACTTATCAGTTCCCCGAAAATAAAATTTTGATCAGTCGATTCCGAGCAACAGTCCATAGCCCCGAGGCCAAGACCGGGATCATGCAAGCAATAGATGCATCTCGAAGAGATTCAGCCAGGACCTTGTCAGGAACAGGGGCGGCATGGCTAGCTGCAACGTTGCCGGCATAGTcgaattttttcactgttttgacctaTTGTTTGGAGTTGTGCACAAAATAAACTTAGTTTAAAAAGATTTCACAATCTAATCCTTTTTAAAACGCCATAAACCGTGGCGTTTCTACCCCACTATGAAACGCCAGTCTACTGTGGCGTTTCCTAGCACCACCGTAACGCCAGTGTAATGTGGCGTTGCAACCCACCGCAGAAACGCCAGCCTTCTTGGCGTTGCAGCCCATCACAGAAACGCCAGGGGCCTCGGCGTTTCTTTAGACCAGAAACTGTCAAAACGTTTCCAACTTACACACAATATGAAGTTAGTAGATGTTCCAACTTGCTAGTTTGTTTCAGTAAAGATTTTGATTCCAACTAGCACTTCCCATACCATAGCATTCAACCATCCGCATATCAAAAGTATAAGTAGCATGACATGACAAGTTCACTAGTTCATAAAACTTGAAACATCATAAAACTTCATAAGACAAATTCACTAGTTCACAGTTCATTCTTCAAAGTACTTAAGCCAAATTCGTACTTTAAACTTGAAACTACATAAAACTCCATAAGACAAGTTCATACTTCAAACTACGTAAAACTCCATAACCCAAGTTCATACTTCAAACTTGAAACTACATAAAACTCCATAAGACAAGTTCATACTAGCATGACATGACACTAGTTCATACTTCATTTCCTCCCTCTCTTCCCAGCCATCTTGCCCTTAGTGACGTAGCCCTCTGGATTATTCTGCCAGCCAGGACGTCGGATGTTCCTTGAGCTAGCTCGACGTGTTTCTTCCGTCGCCTGAGTGGGTTGACTTGGATGCGGAGCATCTTCCATCCGCGAAGCCCCAAACTCAATGAAG
This window encodes:
- the LOC123428805 gene encoding BTB/POZ and MATH domain-containing protein 2-like codes for the protein MAAAPSVADGRDGTAVTGSVSDVPKLTGTHEFTIRDYSRTKGIGVGKSILSEHFSVNGRRWYIRFYPDGYSTADGAWIAFYAQTLHKPQLRPVRAEFSFQLLGPDGEVRHTRRSDRACKYDTFCNSWGIRRYITRYQLESAALGAIHADSITVRCTVTIHRAQRRSLAVNRPGLVKMPPPPPSNHGENAIRFLASRKAPFDVRFEVDGEVFEAHRMVVAAQSSWFEGLLYGHGREAGKDVLLQVGGGIVTAEAFRGVLHFIYTDELPGEAAGGRGSYDVTLRLFAAADYYLIDRLKLMCACRLGDFIKDSTVEALMEIAEAYSCNDLQQACRNFAARRGLRLLRNLGNIHSAIKKRLTSRGATPPTTRRIMDVASTSGAE